The following DNA comes from Capsicum annuum cultivar UCD-10X-F1 chromosome 7, UCD10Xv1.1, whole genome shotgun sequence.
aataaCGGTCATTAGTTACAGTTAATTCAATTAGTTTAGTATTATTGAACTGTATTCCGGTAAAACTCGTCCTTTTACCCCTCATTGTTTGAACTTATATATACTGGTGAAAAAATTGGGTAAATTGAATGGGAATACATCCAAAGATGGATCCGAGGCTTGTTATTTGGTTGTGTTTGTGTGAAAGCTGGTTAGAAAGCGACGACATTTTATGAGTTTGGCATCTTGTTTTGGATCATCAATGGGTTTTATGCTGTTCGTTTAGAATTCTGAAACGCAACATTAAAGGTGCTTGTCATCACATTCATCCTTTAGTACCGATCAGAATCCCATATTTTATGATTGAAGTAAAATGTTTTCTGCTGAATTGTTTGATTAATTACTAGAGGAAGCCTGAATTAAGCCACACAATTGGATACTTACAGATTTAATTTCTTTGATtcaagggtctattggaaacaacttcTACCTCTAAGAGGTAGGGGTAAAGTCCCTCTGCCCTCCTTAGACCCCATTTTTGTGGAACTACTTATGAAtacgttgttgttgttattgtaattgGACACCTAAAGGACTATTCACAGAAAAAGGAATTTTCCAGATGAATGTTATTAAATTAGCATGTCTTTGTGCATTTGATATACGAGTGGAAGAGCAAATGTTACACCTTTTTCAATTATTAGCGAGGTGGTTGGTTGACATACTAGGTGAATCATGTCCCAGCATTATGCTATCACGGGTATTGAGGGGTTTACTTCTTTTTTTCCTGGTAAAGTAATAGCCTTGTATAATATAATCTCGACAAATTGAAGAACTATTTGTAATTTGTTGCATAGAAAATTcgtcaatataaaaaaaatgatgggTTTTCCTCAGTGATTAGTGGTATATACTGAGCAGAAAAATATCAGCCTTCCAATTCGTGATATCTCTCAGATAAATGTAAATTAAGAACtaggtgttaggatttttgtttcttaccaaaattaagttttattttttcttggaaggaaaacaaaagtaaccataaatatttttatttttcctaaaagaaaaatataattctttttcatattcgactaacctctttcttagaggaaatGTTTTGAAATTCTAAATAAATGAGCCTCTTCTCATAGCATAACAAAATAGCATCCACAATTTAGTCATCAAAGAGTCGGGAGAGATTTCTCCCAACATGTTTTATGTTCTTtcaataggttttatatttttcaatatgtaggtcgcTTGAccgaatcatatcaataatatatttttttaatattattttctttgtcgtctgatttattgtgtcatggtttgcaactaatagcttccgcatgacgtccgctcgatttcgaatccaacaaatggtatcagaggCTATGGTTCAATgatccaatggtgtggtgagacgagattaaacaagTTCGATAGCGGTTTCAAATCAAGatgcaatcaatttgatgataatggaGATCTTTGTCTAGCTACGTAGGTGTGGAGAAAAACTTCAACCAAATTTCCAACAATTTTGCTGCTAATTCATCCTTAAAACCAAAAATCAATGCTCCAACTTTCAACCCCTGCTTATTTTAACGCTTAGGCTtctttcaactcgtgcatttaCTTTCAACGCATGAGCTCCACTCTTAATTTGTGCTtactttcaatgcacaaggctCCACTTTCAATCCTGTTTACTTATAACACAGGGCTCCAGTAATATCAACCCATGCTTCTATTTTTAACGCATAGGGCTCCAATTTTTAACATCATGGTAAGAGCAGTGATATATAAAAATCGTTGATATATGAAGATCGTGTGTGAAaaaggaggatcaagaatatttggcagaaaatcaagtcaaaaagaggagatttgatagagtttttgcctaattttcttaccaaaattaagttttactaaTAAAAGTAACtataaatacttttatttttcctaaaaggaaaatataattctttttttatatttgactgaactctataaatagatgaCCCCTTCTCACGAACAAAATAggatccacaatgtagtcatcaaagagtcttgtttagggggagatttctcccaacatgttttatgttttttcagtaggttttatatttttcaatattagttttcaatatgtaggttgCTTGAccgaatcatatcaataatatgtttttttagtattgttttctttgacGTCTAATTTATTATCTCATGGTTTgcaagcttccgcatgacgccctctcgatttcgaaccaaCACTAGGAACTTCCAAAATTCTTCTTATTGTTTTACCTGATGTGTATCATTTCCTGTAAAATACAAATTGTGCAATATAGGTATagctttaaattttctcaagtgTTCTCGTCATAGTTTTGCTGTATAGTCATTACCAAAATTGATTTGTACTCCAAACACATATACCTATATAGTTTTGGTGTATAGTCATTGCCAAAATTAATTTGTACTCCAGACACATATACCTCTATAGTTTTGCTGCATAGTCATtaccaaaattaaatattttgatgTAAGATCCGTCGtgttagaaattaaattttaaaagtttgtTTTATGGTGTACTTCTCTTACTCTTTCTATAGCTTAAATAGAATGCATCACTTAGTTATATCTTTCCTGGAGTTGTGTGAGTGATGATGAATAAGTATTCATTGGGAAATTGGTGAATTGAGATGCCTTTTCCATTCTAGAATTGCATTCACGAGGGATAATTCAGTGTGCATCTATGCGAACATATATAACGGCGTTCTTtcactttctttctcttttgtttttcttttgccaTCTTCTTATGTGTTTAATAGCTTTcagtttttcaaatttttagttctttttcgTGAAATTTCTGAATGTCCGGTAAAGGATATTTGATCGAATGCAACCATGCTAGTTGCCGCGAATCTTTGTCCAAGATATTCTGCTTAATATCACTTGATTATTAAATTGCATCATTTTTTGTTAACAAAGCAGCTAATTATGACTCAAAACCAAGGTTTTTTGCGTTGAAACCTGAGGCCGATCATTGTCTATATGAAAATGATTATATGGTTGATGTAATTTGCTTGCAGGAGAAACTTGACAAGCTCAAAGTTCCCAATTCATCTCCAAAACCAAGTTGTTCGCAGCATagaaagaaaagtgaaaaggaCATGACAGATGCTAGTCCTACCTGTGGGAGGAAACCACAAAGGAAACATATGGTTTCAGAAAAGAAGGCCAAAGGAGCAACTGATTCCAAGTTCTCTCCAGATCACCAAAAGATGGCAAATCCAATTTGTAGCAATCTCAAGAAAAGGATTAAACGATTTCCAATGGAGAACTTGACAGGTGGTATTATATGTGGTCCTAATGATGCAAATTTTTGTAGCAAGCAACAAGGCGACAAACATGTCAGCTCAGGTAAGGAAAAGATTCTTTGGCGACATAGTAAAGCATCTTCTGTTATATGTTTTCagattttttagatatttttgcaGTCTATAGTCTGACCTGATTGATGGTTTCATTGTTAAGATGATGCCGCAGAAAGAGGAGAGGTTCTACCCCTTTTGGAGGAGAAAGGAATAGATAAATACATTTCAAGCACTACAGAAAGTGAGGTTACTGTTCAACCAGGATCTCCAAAGATGTTATCCACCATGCATACTGCAGCTGATGCTCCTGATTTACTTAGGGACAATAATAGCAGTAGTAAAAATAATTCATTGGAAGGCGGTGAAGTTCTTAGTCAAGTTCCTGAGGAAAATGACAATTTACAATTATTGAGAAGAAGCTACGCGTTGACATCTCAAGGTTCTGGTTCATTGTATCTCTGCAATCCTGGGTCTCTTCATGTGCCTCAACAGATGTATAAACACAAAAGGAACACCCAAACAGCTGGAAGTTCAATTAATGATTGTGTTGCTAATGAGAGACCACATGATCAGTTAAGAGGTTCTCTCCCTGAAGTTGCTGGAGTTTGCTCCATGCATTCTGTGAAGGCATATCCTCAACATTCATCGGCTCAGGAAAATAATGTGAACAGGAGGAAGCCTATTTTGCTGCCAGAAGATATCATGGGAAACTGTAGTGGTCATTTCATGCAATATCAGCCACTCCCTCAAATCTCTCGTCAGGAATTAATGTGCAAATCATGTTCTTACCCTGATTGGAAGCAACGAGAATTCATGTACATAGAGAAGGGCATTGAAAGAGACTATGTTCGTTTGCCTCTCAACTCTCAAGGAGAATTAATTGATCTGAACTCAAACAGTAAAGGAAAGTTGACTCAGCTGCCAAGCTCAATGGGAATTGCAGGCTCTTCCGGAGGATTGGCTGCAAACAACGCTTCACCCTCAAACATGGAAAATCTCTCTGATGCTAGAGGTCAGGATAAACGAGCACCATCCACAGACCAGGTAAAAAGGTCCTCTGCAGATGATTCAATGGAATGGAACCCTACCTTTCCTGTACCTTCAAGGTTAGGTATCTATGAGTATGATGCTGGAAGAACACATGTTGAGATTGATCCACTAAAGAAAAATGAGGAATCGATTACTCCTTTTGAGTTAGATTGCCGTGTCAGTAATTTGTCCAACCTGGCCAAGCAACTTGAAACCAGCAGGAGTAAACAATATGGGAATTCTGATGATGTCTCATTGCCTGTGACTCCATCTAAGATGCGTCTGATGGGACAAGAGTTTACAGTTGGTGCAAGAGATTTTCATGTACCACAGGATAAAAGGATTTGGACAGATAAGCAGTTCATTGCTAACAATTTTTCAGCAGAGAGTTACCGCTGCAATTCAGTGGTTGCAAATCATGATCAGCAGAAGCTCACTGTGCATCCTGTTCTGGGAACACTGAAAGGTGTGGTTGCTTGCTCTCCTAGTATCCAAATCAATCAGCCCATTTTAAGGCCTCGGGTTTGCCCCCCTCAATTCAGCTGTCAAATTGATCTGGTGCAGCAAAATTGTTTAGGTGATACCAAACAATGCCCTTTTACAGGTGGAAGTAAATCTTTCAACTCTTATGCGTCTGTACCGACATTAATGCATCATTACTCCAGTCAGAATGGGGTCTCGAGCTTTGTTGATCTGAACAGTTCAAGCTGCGCCAtgaattttcctttcttgtgtccAGATTCTGGAAGGAACTTCCCGCTATCCTGGTCTCCGTTCTCTTCAGAAAGCACCCCATGGTTTTCAGTgatgaaagaaaagaaatcacAAATGGATCTTCATGAATTATTTTCAACATCTGACAGGAAACATCATTACTACAGCATTGCTGGGGATAACCGTCAATTTGACCCTTCGGTATATCTTGCGCCAGAGCGCTTCTGTTCTTTCACTCAGCGCTCTCCACCTGCGTTGGTGAATCCAGTTCCTGCACCATCTTCAGCTACCTATTCCCCGATGCCACTCCAAATAGGTCCAAGAGTAAATGCTGGCCCAAAAAAGAGACATGGTGACGTGAAAAATATCATATCTACTCCTCGTCTTAGAGACCCCGGTGACAGCAGAAAGGGCAAAAAGAGGCCGTTATCTACATTAGACGATTGTACAAATGTGGCAAAGATCCCTAACTTAGGGTTTCAACAGGATCCTTATGTTGTTTTAGCACCATTAAAAAGCCATTCTAATTTTGAAGGTCAATTCAGCTGGAGAAAAGCATTTGAAGCAGGTTCAGTTAAAGGCGCGGCAAACAGTATTGAGAGTGGCTGCGTTGGAGCATCGGAGGCACGCCTTGGATCTTTTAACAATGAAGATACTCTCAAACTTGGGCCCATTAAATTAACTGCTGGAGCAAAGCATGTGCTTAAGCCCTGCCAAAATAATGCTGAGAAGAACTTCCAGCCAACCCATTCAACTGTCCAGTTCGGCGCTTCTTCTGCTGGCAACTCAGGAAACTGAGCAATCAAGCAATATGTACAAGTACTAGTGGTGAGGCCCAATAAATGACAAGCTTTCTGGTATAAACTGTCAGTCTCCAACTGTATGAATCACAAGAACAAATGTTTTGCTAGTTGCAGTAGTTTTTCTCTGCTCCGGTGGACTTGAATTCAGATTCAAAGTAGTCATACCATGACGCTGCAGTTGAAATGTTGACTTGTAGTCTAACCATGATGCTGCAGTTGAAATGTTGGGCAAGCCATTTTATCATGGATCAGGATCTGTCCTAGCTGAGTGAGAGACCCCttgataattatatcaagatATACAGAAATATGTGAATACATGAGGGCCGTGATGAGCTGCACTGCACTTCTGTAGGTCTCAGTAAAAATGGGTATAGCCATTCTTCTAAAATAACCTGTCTTTGCATAGTTTGTGATACTTCATGTGACAGAATCTAAAACATGGACATTGCAATCTTACGAAGTTTAAAGAAGGTTCTTGCGATGGCTAGAATATCTTCGTGCTTCTGTAAATTTAAGGTGCTCGTGCTTGGCCAACCAAATCTGCTACCTGGAGGCAATGATGTACTCAATTCCCTGTTTGTACAACCAAATATTGCACCATCTTTCTTATGTCTTCCTGGCTTGCCAAGGTGATCTCTATTTCGTCTTTCTTCTTTCATAATGATGCGCGGATTTGTTTCTATTGTCAATGAAAATGAGCAGCATCAAAGAATTTGCAAAGGGATGACACTCTATAGTGTGTATCCTCCCTCCTCCTGAGCTACTTCAGCTCAAAATGTGTCACCAGCCAACTCTAGCTTAGTGAACAACGACacacccagtgtaatcccacaagtgatgTCTAGGGAGTATAGAGTATACATAGACCTTATCCTACcttggaggtagagaggctggtTCGGATAGATCCTCAGCTCAACTCTAGCATAATAAAATAGGAACTAATTTATTAGAGTACAAGGATAGTGGGATCCATATTTTTTCAGATCACAAAAGAAACTTCTCCAAATTCTACTACCATGACGCGAGGTTTACATAGGACTTTCAAATTTAGATCTCATCAGTAGCACTATCGAATTTCATCACACAAATTGGTTTTTCTTGACTGTAAGAAGGAAAAAACGGACAAAATTTTGAACTTTATCAAGAAGGGGTTTATATTGAATCGTTATCAGACATTTTTGTAAACTAGGTTAGGATGCGTGTATCGCTCATGAGTAATAAATGTGTAGAAAACttttaaaaaacataattatgataaagaaagatgacTACTTGAAAGTAACGGTGAAAGTTGTAATAATAGTATATTGTGATTCAACTGCAGTCCAAGTTTTTCAGAACCAACTCCAGATTGGGCATCCTAAATAAGCTTATGACAATTAACTGTAGATGGTATCTGCATTTCAACAAGCAGTTTATCAAGTTACAAATATAATAGAGATGACACGACCCTAAACTTAACACTAAATtttaactttgaccttaaactttgatagtgcacaaataagacctttaactattcaaaacctaaacaaatatgacctccaatttcGCAatccccatgcgtgagtttcaatcgcgcctacgtggaaaggtaattcaattacacgatgccacgtcgttaaaagggctaacttggagggaggtcatatttgtgcagttttgaatagttaaaggtcattttgtgcactgtcaaagttttgtttttttgtgttaaaacgacgtcgtttttttttttttaattattattattattattattatatttttatttatttctatagcagcaacacctagttttttttattaaaaaaaagaatagtcACTaacagggatcgaacccgcacagtaggttgaaggaagcgcccaagaagagcaaataacaccactgggctatctaagtgtcttgtttcatgtggttcaacattaatatacgtacataaatatagattttctaccttatatatacaacgtaacttttttaccgagggggttcgggtgaaccccatggcaaccacgtaggtccgcccatgcattaatttaataacgttttaataacattaatttaataacattttaataacattaatttgattacgttaatttaatatactactactactatccttaataacgttaatttaataacgttttgttaaaactataattttttttattattagtatagtttcatctttaatttaataggtaaataaattataaattatatttagatatattatataacttaaattcgtcctctgctttataatatatatacatacccgcgcgattttttcgtatgaggctgacccacctaattaataaatcatcaatattgcTTTTTTTCCGCAATgtcaaaagaaattagatgtcattttcatctttgagtcaaaaataatgaaaaaataatattaaaaagtcatttaaaggtcatagttGTGCAGTTTTggatagttaaaggtcatatttgtgcactgtcaaagtttaaggtcaaagttataatttggtgtcaagtttagggtcatatttatgtattatgtgcCCTTAGATTTTAACCTGGACGcacccagttttgcgtgttgaacacgcgttttgccacgtaggatcggaggtcatatttgtgcagttttgaatagtttaaggtcatatttatgcactgtcaaagtttaagatcaaagttataatttggtgtcaagtttaaggtcatatttatctCAATATAATATGTTAATACATTTGGTCAAGTATTGTTCAGTGACTATTTTAGATCATGCCACATCATCAAAATGAAATCGGATGGCTCCAATTTATTTGTAGTAAAGTATAAAAGATAATAACCAATGGCTTTATTATGAAGACCGAGTAATGCTAAATTTAGCTTGAACGACTAGATGAAAAAAGGGCAAAAATGGCTGTccctcttctcttttcttctcaatAATCCCAAGCTAAGTTGCTCGAATTCAAGTGGGGTGTATGcagaattttgatttttcatggtCTAAATTTCAAGATTCGAAAGTATGGAGCAATTAGGTACATATATAAATGCAGGAATTTgaccaaaaataatttatatatctaAAACAAAATTAGAGTTATATCTCTATGCGGAAAATTAACAACGTAATTCGAGGAAAAACATTGATAAGGAGTAGAATTCTAGAACTgacataaaaaattttatatacaagatattttatttttttttaaatttccgtttagcttttattttagttacaaaaataattatatttattctaaATTTCTCCATCGATTTGATGAATATACCAAAACTTGATTGACCAATCCaataatatgtgtatatatatttaattttccGTAGAAAAATTTCGAACCCTCAACCCACGTGGCGCCTCCTTTTAACAGTGATTTATTACTAGTAAATAACCAATCATCACTTGCTCACAAATTTGGTTAAGAAGATATTGTATGCACGTGACGTCGTGACCTCTAGTTTAACAAAATTCCACTTAAAATAATGCAGCCACAACTGACAATTTCACAAATCCTAAAGGTTCGTTTGGTAGAGCGTGttaatcaaaataatacatccattatttttatgtattattagtactctgtttggtatatttttttgttattgtataATTAATGTTTTGcctttgcattagttatacactataTTATG
Coding sequences within:
- the LOC107878474 gene encoding uncharacterized protein LOC107878474 isoform X2, which translates into the protein MPEVSIDGFSIREYTAKMRSVDVVKCCPLDDDDVKVKLPPIEVKKFRWWRDVLVSDKDSDDDDVVVSVAKIGTAERKMIKSVKGKTRVQKKRSIADIFAVTPQVERIDDEEENDNIVVANEGKTVWSYQNVNAIGNDKSKRRSTMKTKEEKTIVSKLKKVKKTIVKDKKFKQKKKVNSGCSGLLIRKKEKLDKLKVPNSSPKPSCSQHRKKSEKDMTDASPTCGRKPQRKHMVSEKKAKGATDSKFSPDHQKMANPICSNLKKRIKRFPMENLTGGIICGPNDANFCSKQQGDKHVSSERGEVLPLLEEKGIDKYISSTTESEVTVQPGSPKMLSTMHTAADAPDLLRDNNSSSKNNSLEGGEVLSQVPEENDNLQLLRRSYALTSQGSGSLYLCNPGSLHVPQQMYKHKRNTQTAGSSINDCVANERPHDQLRGSLPEVAGVCSMHSVKAYPQHSSAQENNVNRRKPILLPEDIMGNCSGHFMQYQPLPQISRQELMCKSCSYPDWKQREFMYIEKGIERDYVRLPLNSQGELIDLNSNSKGKLTQLPSSMGIAGSSGGLAANNASPSNMENLSDARGQDKRAPSTDQVKRSSADDSMEWNPTFPVPSRLGIYEYDAGRTHVEIDPLKKNEESITPFELDCRVSNLSNLAKQLETSRSKQYGNSDDVSLPVTPSKMRLMGQEFTVGARDFHVPQDKRIWTDKQFIANNFSAESYRCNSVVANHDQQKLTVHPVLGTLKGVVACSPSIQINQPILRPRVCPPQFSCQIDLVQQNCLGDTKQCPFTGGSKSFNSYASVPTLMHHYSSQNGVSSFVDLNSSSCAMNFPFLCPDSGRNFPLSWSPFSSESTPWFSVMKEKKSQMDLHELFSTSDRKHHYYSIAGDNRQFDPSVYLAPERFCSFTQRSPPALVNPVPAPSSATYSPMPLQIGPRVNAGPKKRHGDVKNIISTPRLRDPGDSRKGKKRPLSTLDDCTNVAKIPNLGFQQDPYVVLAPLKSHSNFEGQFSWRKAFEAGSVKGAANSIESGCVGASEARLGSFNNEDTLKLGPIKLTAGAKHVLKPCQNNAEKNFQPTHSTVQFGASSAGNSGN
- the LOC107878474 gene encoding uncharacterized protein LOC107878474 isoform X1 produces the protein MPEVSIDGFSIREYTAKMRSVDVVKCCPLDDDDVKVKLPPIEVKKFRWWRDVLVSDKDSDDDDVVVSVAKIGTAERKMIKSVKGKTRVQKKRSIADIFAVTPQVERIDDEEENDNIVVANEGKTVWSYQNVNAIGNDKSKRRSTMKTKEEKTIVSKLKKVKKTIVKDKKFKQKKKVNSGCSGLLIRKKEKLDKLKVPNSSPKPSCSQHRKKSEKDMTDASPTCGRKPQRKHMVSEKKAKGATDSKFSPDHQKMANPICSNLKKRIKRFPMENLTGGIICGPNDANFCSKQQGDKHVSSDDAAERGEVLPLLEEKGIDKYISSTTESEVTVQPGSPKMLSTMHTAADAPDLLRDNNSSSKNNSLEGGEVLSQVPEENDNLQLLRRSYALTSQGSGSLYLCNPGSLHVPQQMYKHKRNTQTAGSSINDCVANERPHDQLRGSLPEVAGVCSMHSVKAYPQHSSAQENNVNRRKPILLPEDIMGNCSGHFMQYQPLPQISRQELMCKSCSYPDWKQREFMYIEKGIERDYVRLPLNSQGELIDLNSNSKGKLTQLPSSMGIAGSSGGLAANNASPSNMENLSDARGQDKRAPSTDQVKRSSADDSMEWNPTFPVPSRLGIYEYDAGRTHVEIDPLKKNEESITPFELDCRVSNLSNLAKQLETSRSKQYGNSDDVSLPVTPSKMRLMGQEFTVGARDFHVPQDKRIWTDKQFIANNFSAESYRCNSVVANHDQQKLTVHPVLGTLKGVVACSPSIQINQPILRPRVCPPQFSCQIDLVQQNCLGDTKQCPFTGGSKSFNSYASVPTLMHHYSSQNGVSSFVDLNSSSCAMNFPFLCPDSGRNFPLSWSPFSSESTPWFSVMKEKKSQMDLHELFSTSDRKHHYYSIAGDNRQFDPSVYLAPERFCSFTQRSPPALVNPVPAPSSATYSPMPLQIGPRVNAGPKKRHGDVKNIISTPRLRDPGDSRKGKKRPLSTLDDCTNVAKIPNLGFQQDPYVVLAPLKSHSNFEGQFSWRKAFEAGSVKGAANSIESGCVGASEARLGSFNNEDTLKLGPIKLTAGAKHVLKPCQNNAEKNFQPTHSTVQFGASSAGNSGN